The Urocitellus parryii isolate mUroPar1 chromosome 6, mUroPar1.hap1, whole genome shotgun sequence genome includes a window with the following:
- the Irf9 gene encoding LOW QUALITY PROTEIN: interferon regulatory factor 9 (The sequence of the model RefSeq protein was modified relative to this genomic sequence to represent the inferred CDS: inserted 1 base in 1 codon) — MATGRARSTRKLRNWVVEQVESGNFPGVCWDDTNKTMFRIPWKHAGKQDFREDQDAAFFKAWAIFKGKSKEGDIGGPAVWKTRLRCALNKSPEFEEVPERGCMDVAEPYKVYRLLPPGTLPAQPETQKSPSKRRHSSVSSEKEEEEDTSNNCTLSPNYLQDPLNNEVRTNGEASHSDSRSSSSSSSSRSSSPESQEGVDTTEATVQEDQVSMEHLPPLNSDYSLLLTFIYSGRVVGKAQVHSLDCRLVAEFSDSRSSMEQVVFPKPDPSEPIQRLLSQIERGILVASNSRGLFVQRLCPIPISWNAPQAPPGPGPHLLPSNKCVELFRTTYFCRDLDRYSQGLGPLPKFQVALHFWERSSDPNNTSQNLITVQMEQAFARHLLEXEEQAATFILL, encoded by the exons ATGGCAACAGGCAGGGCACGTTCTACGCGAAAGCTCCGGAATTGGGTGGTAGAGCAAGTGGAGAGTGGGAATTTCCCAGGAGTGTGCTGGGATGACACAAATAAGACCATGTTCCGGATTCCCTGGAAGCACGCAGGCAAGCAGGACTTTCGGGAGGACCAGGATGCTGCCTTCTTCAAG GCCTGGGCTATATTTAAGGGAAAGTCCAAGGAGGGCGACATAGGAGGCCCTGCTGTCTGGAAGACTCGCCTGCGCTGTGCCCTCAACAAGAGTCCAGAATTTGAAGAAGTTCCTGAGAGAGGCTGTATGGATGTTGCCGAACCCTACAAGGTATATCGGCTGCTGCCACCAGGCACTCTCCCTG CCCAGCCAGAGACCCAGAAATCACCATCAAAGAGACGCCACAGTTCCGTGTCctctgagaaggaggaggaggaggatacctCGAACAATTGCACACTCAGTCCCAACTATCTCCAGGACCCCCTCAATAAT GAGGTAAGGACTAATGGGGAAGCAAGCCACTCAGACAGTAGAAGCAgtagcagtagcagcagcagcagaagcagcagccctGAGTCACAGGAAG GTGTGGATACCACTGAGGCTACTGTTCAAGAGGATCAGGTATCCATGGAGCATCTCCCCCCTCTGAACTCAG ACTACTCGCTGCTGCTCACCTTCATCTACAGTGGGCGTGTGGTAGGTAAAGCCCAGGTGCACAGCCTGGACTGCCGCCTTGTTGCTGAGTTCTCAGACTCCAGGAGCAGCATGGAACAGGTTGTATTTCCCAAGCCTGATCCATCAGAGCCCATCCAGCGCCTCCTGAGCCAGATTGAGAGAGGCATCTTGGTGGCCAGTAACTCCAGAGGCCTCTTTGTACAACGCCTTTGCCCCATCCCCATCTCCTGGAATgcaccccaggccccacctgggcCAGGCCCGCATTTGCTACCCAGCAATAAGTGTGTAGAGCTCTTCAGGACCACCTATTTCTGCAGAG ATTTGGACAGGTACTCCCAGGGCCTGGGCCCCCTACCCAAGTTCCAGGTAGCACTGCATTTCTGGGAGAGAAGCTCTGACCCCAACAATACCTCACAGAATCTTATCACAGTGCAA ATGGAGCAGGCCTTTGCCCGACATTTACTGG AAGAGGAGCAGGCAGCCACTTTTATCCTGCTGTAG
- the Rec8 gene encoding meiotic recombination protein REC8 homolog, translating into MFYYPNVLQRHTGCFATIWLAATRGSRLVKREYLKVNVVKTCEEILNYVLVRVQPPMPGLPRPRFSLYLSAQLQIGVIRVYSQQCQYLIEDIQHILERLHRAQLQIRIDMVEADLPSLLLPNHLALMETLEDAPDPFFGMMSVDPRLPSPFDIPQIRHLLEAATPERVGEKTPPEVSTEPRKPDRILVTVLSPEAITLQEAEPIRMLQIEGEQDLPEVSRRDLDLLIAEEDEAILLDASQEGRPRKRRARLALDESKEEPRAMEGDTVVSVLSPPAPAQVEGIGEPLPGQVPGPEELKLTGWEPGPLITEVTPPQELRLPAPPSPELRRPPPPGSPPTRRRRRQLLFWDKETQISREKFQEQLQTRAHCWECPMVQPPERTIASPAELFRTPTLSGWLPPELLAFWTRCAQVPPKMLRRRPTLEAEEEAEREAAAEEERRRAETLSEIEVLREAQEPSGPLMLSSELSLEAAEEEKSRISLALPEERWAWTEAEQPEPPALPVVPELPEVPVEIPLELPPEPELLSLEAVHRAVALELQANREPDFNSLVSPLSPRRIASRVFYLLLVLSAQQILLVEQEKPYGRLLIHAGPRFH; encoded by the exons ATGTTCTACTATCCCAACGTGCTTCAGCGCCACACTGGCTGCTTTGCCACTATCTG GCTGGCAGCTACGCGCGGCAGCCGGTTGGTGAAGCGTGAGTACCTTAAGGTGAACGTAGTGAAGACCTG TGAGGAAATCCTCAATTACGTGCTGGTGCGAGTGCAACCTCCGATGCCGGGCCTGCCGCGGCCGCGTTTCTCCCTCTATCTCTCCGCGCAGCTCCAGATAGGTGTGATCCGAGTCTACTCTCAGCAATGCCAGTACCTCATTG AGGACATCCAGCACATCCTGGAGCGCCTGCACCGTGCCCAACTACAGATTCGCATTGATATGGTGGAGGCTGACCT ACCCAGTCTGCTGCTTCCCAACCACCTGGCCTTGATGGAGACCCTAGAAGATGCTCCAGACCCCTTTTTTGGGATGATGTCCGTGGATCCCAGACTTCCCAGCCCCTTCGATATCCCTCAG ATTCGACATCTTTTAGAGGCTGCAACTCCAGAGAGAGTTGGTGAGAAGACCCCTCCTGAAGTCTCTACAGAGCCCAGGAAGCCAG ACAGGATCTTGGTTACTGTGCTGTCTCCTGAGGCCATCACCCTCCAGGAGGCAGAGCCCATACGTATGCTGCAGATCGAG GGTGAACAGGATCTCCCGGAGGTCAGCCGCCGAGACTTGGACCTGCTGATTGCAGAGGAGGATGAAGCTATCTTGTTAGATGCATCCCAGGAAGGCAGGCCTAGGAAGCGGAGGGCTCGTCTGGCTCTGGATG AATCCAAGGAAGAACCCCGTGCCATGGAGGGTGACACTGTAGTTTCCGTGCTTTCGCCTCCAGCTCCTGCACA GGTAGAAGGAATAGGAGAGCCACTTCCAGGCCAGGTCCCAGGACCTGAGGAACTTAAGCTGACAGGCTGGGAGCCTGGGCCCCTGATCACTG AGGTGACCCCTCCACAGGAGCTGCGCCTGCCGGCCCCACCCAGCCCAGAG CTGAGGAGGCCCCCACCTCCTGGGAGCCCTCCTACTCGCCGACGCCGACGCCAGTTACTGTTCTGGGACAAGGAGACACAGATCTCACGAGAGAAATTCCAGGAACAGCTGCAAACCAGGGCCCACTGCTGGGAATGT CCAATGGTGCAACCTCCAGAGAGGACCATCGCAAGCCCAGCAGAACTGTTCCGAACTCCAACTCTCT CTGGCTGGCTACCCCCAGAACTACTAGCTTTCTGGACCCGCTGTGCCCAGGTACCCCCAAAAATGCTCAGGCGAAGGCCAACCCTGGAAGCTGAAGAGGAGGCTGAAAGGGAGGCAGcagcagaggaggaaagaagaagggcTGAAACACTGAGTGAGATCGAG GTCCTAAGGGAGGCCCAGGAACCCAGTGGTCCCCTCATGCTATCTTCAG AACTCTCCCTAGAAGCAGCAGAAGAGGAAAAGTCCCGCATCAGCCTTGCCCTGCCAGAAGAACGGTG GGCCTGGACTGAGGCAGAGCAGCCAGAGCCCCCTGCATTGCCAGTGGTGCCCGAGCTCCCAGAGGTGCCCGTGGAGATACCTTTGGAACTGCCCCCAGAGCCTGAGCTGCTCTCATTGGAGGCAGTGCACAG GGCAGTGGCATTGGAACTACAGGCCAACAGGGAGCCAGACTTCAATAGTCTGGTGTCACCTCTCAGCCCCCGCCGGATAGCCTCCCGGGTCTTCTACCTACTCCTGG TGCTCTCAGCACAGCAGATCCTTCTTGTGGAACAAGAGAAGCCATACGGGCGCCTTCTGATTCATGCAGGACCCAGATTTCACTAA
- the Ipo4 gene encoding importin-4: MEPAGLEQILRELLLPDTERIRRATEQLQIALRDPATLPALCDLLASAADPQIRQFAAVLIRRRLSTRWRRLATEQRESFKSQILTVLQRETEHCVSLSLAQLSATIFRKEGLEAWPQLMQLLHHSTHSPHSPEREMGLLLLSVVVTSQPEAFQPHHQELLGLLNETLGEVGSPGLLFYSLRTLTTMAPYLRTDDVPLARSLVPKLIMAVKTLIPIDEVKACEALEALDELLESEVPIITPHLSEVLTFCLEVAGNMALGDAIRVRILCCLTFLVKVKSKALLKNRLLPPLLHTLFPIMAAEPPLGQLDPEDQDSEEEELETGLVGETPKHFAVQVVDMLALHLPPEKLCPQLMPMLEEALRSESPYQRKAGLLALAVLSDGAGDYIRQRLLPPLLHIVCKGLEDPSQVVRNAALFALGQFSENLQPHISSYSGEVMPLLLAYLKSVPPGHTHHLAKACYALENFVENLGPKVQPYLPELMECMLQPLSNPSSPRAKELAVSAMGAIATAAQASLLPYFPTIMEHLRGFLLMGHEDLQPVQIQSLETLAVLARAVGEPMRPLAEECCQLGLGLCDQVDDPDLRRCTYSLFAALSGLMGEGLAPHLSKITTLMLLSLRSTEGIVPQCEGSSPFLLFDDESDGEEEEEELMDEDVEEEDDSEISGYSVENAFFDEKEDTCTALGEISVNTSVAFLPYMESAFEEVFKLRECPHLNVRKAAYEALGQFCCALHKACQSCPSEPNNAALQAALARVVPSYIQTVNGERERQVVMAVLEALTGVLRSCGTLTLQHPGRLAELCSMLKAVLQRKTACQDTDEEEEEEDDQAEYDAMLLEHAGEAIPALAAAAGGDNFAPFFAGFLPLLLCKTKQGCTVAEKSFAVGTLAESIQGLGAASAQFVSRLLPVLLSTAREADPEVRSNSIFGLGVLAEHGGRPAQDHFPKLLGLLLPLLARERHDRVRDNICGALARLLMASPTKKPEPQVLAALLHALPLREDLEEWVTMGHLFSFLYQNSPDQVVDVAPELLRICSLILADNKIPPDTKAALLLLLTFLAKQHMDSFHTALGSLPADKAQELQAVLGLT, translated from the exons ATGGAGCCCGCCGGCCTGGAGCAGATATTGAGAGAGCTGCTGCTGCCCGACACGGAACGCATCCGCCGG GCCACCGAGCAGCTCCAGATCGCTCTTCGGGACCCCGCCACCTTGCCCGCACTCTGCGACCTGCTGGCCTCGGCGGCCGACCCCCAG ATCCGCCAGTTTGCGGCTGTGCTGATCCGCAGACGACTAAGCACCCGCTGGCGACGCCTGGCGACCGAGCAACGCGAGag CTTCAAGTCCCAGATCCTGACGGTCctgcagagagagacaga ACACTGTGTGAGCCTCAGCCTGGCCCAGCTCTCAGCCACCATTTTTCGAAAGGAAGGCCTGGAGGCCTGGCCTCAGCTCATGCAGCTTCTTCATCACAGTACTCACAGCCCCCACAGCCCTGAGAGAGAG ATGGGGCTTTTGCTGTTGAGTGTGGTAGTGACTTCTCAGCCAGAAGCTTTCCAGCCCCACCACCAGGAGCTTCTTGGACTTCTGAATGAGACTCTTGGTGAGGTGGGCTCTCCGGGGCTACTCTTCTACTCCCTGCGCACTCTGACCACCATGGCCCCCTACCTCCGCACTGATGATGTG CCTCTTGCAAGATCATTGGTGCCCAAGCTCATCATGGCCGTGAAGACTCTGATTCCTATAGATGAG GTTAAGGCCTGTGAGGCCCTGGAAGCTCTAGATGAACTGCTGGAATCAGAGGTGCCCATCATCACTCCCCACCTCTCTGAGGTCCTCACATTCTGCTTGGAG GTGGCAGGAAATATGGCCCTGGGTGATGCGATACGTGTACGTATTCTCTGCTGCCTCACTTTCTTGGTCAAAGTTAAGAGCAAG GCCTTACTGAAAAATCGTCTCCTGCCTCCCTTACTGCACACCCTTTTCCCCATTATGGCTGCCGAGCCCCCTCTGGGCCAGTTGGATCCTGAGGACCAAGATTCTGAAGAGGAAGAGTTGGAGACTGGGCTAGTGGGGGAGACTCCCAAGCATTTTGCTGTACAG GTTGTGGACATGCTGGCCCTACACCTTCCACCTGAGAAGCTCTGTCCCCAATTG ATGCCCATGCTGGAAGAGGCATTGCGAAGTGAGAGTCCTTACCAGCGTAAGGCTGGTCTCCTGGCGTTGGCTGTGCTGTCTGACGGAGCTGGTGACTACATCAGGCAGAG ACTGCTACCCCCACTGCTGCATATTGTGTGTAAGGGCCTGGAGGACCCTTCTCAGGTTGTGCGTAATGCTGCGCTGTTTGCCCTGGGCCAGTTCTCAGAGAACCTACAG CCCCATATCAGCAGCTATTCAGGGGAGGTGATGCCACTGCTCCTCGCTTACCTGAAGTCTGTGCCTCCAGGGCACACGCACCACCTAGCCAAGGCCTGCTACGCCTTAGAGAACTTCGTGGAGAACCTAG GACCCAAAGTTCAGCCTTATCTTCCGGAACTTATGGAGTGTATGCTGCAGCCTCtgagtaatcccagcagcccccgGGCCAAGGAGCTGGCTGTGAGCGCCATGGGAGCCATTG CCACAGCTGCTCAGGCCTCCCTGCTGCCCTACTTCCCCACCATCATGGAACATCTTCGGGGATTTCTGTTGATGGGCCATGAAGACCTTCAGCCTGTGCAGATCCAGAGCCTGG AGACACTTGCGGTACTGGCACGAGCAGTGGGGGAGCCCATGAGGCCCCTGGCTGAGGAATGCTGTCAGCTGGGGCTGGGCCTATGCGACCAGGTAGACGACCCTGACTTGCGCCGCTGCAC TTACAGCCTATTTGCAGCCTTATCAGGTCTAATGGGTGAGGGCCTGGCACCCCATCTGTCGAAAATCACCACACTCATGCTGTTGTCACTGCGTTCCACTGAGGGCATTGTG CCTCAGTGTGAAGGAAGCAGCCCTTTCCTTCTGTTTGATGATGAGAGtgatggggaggaagaggaggaagagctcATGGATGAGGACGTGGAGGAAGAGGATGACTCGGAGATCTCAGG GTATAGTGTGGAGAATGCCTTCTTTGATGAGAAGGAGGATACCTGTACTGCCCTGGGGGAGATTTCTGTGAACACCAG TGTGGCTTTCCTTCCATATATGGAGAGTGCCTTTGAAGAAGTATTCAAACTGCGGGAG TGTCCTCATCTGAATGTGCGGAAGGCAGCCTATGAGGCTCTGGGTCAATTCTGCTGTGCACTGCACAAGGCCTGTCAAAGCTGTCCCTCAGAACCCAACAATGCTG CTCTGCAGGCTGCTCTGGCCCGGGTGGTGCCATCCTACATTCAGACAGTGAATGGGGAAAGAGAGCGTCAGGTGGTAATGGCTGTGCTGGAGGCCCTGACAGGGGTGCTGCGCAGTTGTGGAACCCTCACACTGCAACACCCTGGGCGCCTTGCTGAGCTCTGTAGCATGCTCAAGGCTGTGTTGCAGAGGAAG ACAGCCTGTCAGGACActgatgaggaagaggaagaggaggatgatcAG GCTGAATACGACGCCATGTTGCTAGAGCATGCTGGAGAGGCCATCCCTGCCCTGGCCGCCGCAGCTGGGGGAGACAACTTTGCTCCTTTCTTTGCTGGCTTCTTGCCATTATTGCTGTGTAAGACG AAGCAGGGCTGTACAGTGGCAGAAAAGTCCTTTGCAGTGGGGACACTAGCAGAATCCATTCAGGGTCTGGGTGCTGCCTCAGCTCAGTTTGTGTCTCGGCTGCTTCCTGTGCTATTGAGCACTGCTCGGGAAGCAGACCCTGAGGTGCGGAGCAATTCCATTTTTGGACTGGGAGTACTGGCAGAGCATGGGGGCCGCCCTGCTCAGGA CCACTTCCCCAAGCTGCTGGGCCTCCTTTTGCCTCTTCTGGCACGGGAGCGACATGATCGTGTCCGTGACAACATCTGTGGGGCCCTTGCCCGTCTGCTAATGGCCAGTCCGACAAAGAAACCAGAGCCGCAG GTGTTGGCTGCCCTGTTGCACGCCCTGCCACTGAGGGAAGACTTGGAGGAGTGGGTCACCATGGGGCACCTCTTCAGCTTCCTGTACCAGAACAGTCCTGACCAG GTTGTAGATGTGGCTCCTGAACTCTTGCGCATCTGCAGCCTCATTCTGGCTGACAACAAGATACCACCAG ACACCAAGGCTGCACTGCTGCTGCTCCTGACATTCCTGGCCAAACAACATATGGACAGTTTCCACACGGCACTGGGCTCACTGCCTGCTGACAAGGCTCAGGAGCTCCAAGCCGTGCTGGGCCTCACCTAG
- the Tm9sf1 gene encoding transmembrane 9 superfamily member 1 isoform X2, which produces MTVLGQPRSWSCQWLPILILLLGTGGGPGVEGVTHYKAGDPVILYVNKVGPYHNPQETYHYYQLPVCCPEKIRHKSLSLGEVLDGDRMAESLYEIRFRENVEKRILCHMQLSSAQVEQLRQAIEELYYFEFVVDDLPIRGFVGYMEESGFLPHSHKIGLWTHLDFHLEFHGDRIIFANVSVRDVKPHSLDGLRSDEFLGLTHTYSVRWSETSVERRSDRRRGDDGGFFPRTLEIHWLSIINSMVLVFLLVGFVAVILMRVLRNDLARYNLDEETTSGGSGDDFDQGDNGWKIIHTDVFRFPPYRGLLCAVLGVGAQFLALGTGIIVMALLGMFNVHRHGAINSAAILLYALTCCISGYVSSHFYRQIGGERWVWNIILTTSLFSVPFFLTWSVVNSVHWANGSTQALPATTILLLLTVWLLVGFPLTVIGGIFGKNNASSFDAPCRTKNIAREIPPQPWYKSTLIHMTVGGFLPFSAISVELYYIFATVWGREQYTLYGILFFVFAILLSVGACISIALTYFQLSGEDYRWWWRSVLSVGSTGLFIFLYSVFYYARRSNMSGAVQTVEFFGYSLLTGYVFFLMLGTISFFSSLKFIRYIYVNLKMD; this is translated from the exons ATGACAGTTCTAGGACAACCTCGAAGTTGGAGCTGCCAGTGGTTGCCAATCCTGATACTGCTACTGGGCACCGGAGGTGGGCCAGGGGTAGAAGGTGTGACACACTACAAGGCTGGAGACCCTGTCATTCTTTATGTCAACAAAGTGGGACCTTACCATAACCCTCAGGAAACTTACCACTACTATCAGCTTCCAGTCTGCTGCCCTGAGAAGATTCGTCACAAAAGCCTTAGCCTGGGTGAAGTGCTGGATGGGGACCGAATGGCAGAGTCTTTGTATGAGATCCGCTTTcgggagaatgtggagaaaagaatTCTGTGCCACATGCAACTCAGTTCTGCACAG GTGGAGCAGCTGCGCCAGGCCATTGAGGAACTGTATTACTTTGAATTTGTGGTAGATGACTTGCCAATCCGTGGTTTTGTGGGATACATGGAGGAGAGTGGCTTCCTGCCACACAGCCACAAGATAGGACTCTGGACCCATTTGGACTTCCACCTAGAATTCCATGGTGATCGAATTATATTTGCCAATGTTTCAGTGCGAGATGTGAAGCCCCACAGTTTGGATGGGTTACGATCTGATGAGTTCCTAGGTCTTACTCACACTTACAGTGTGCGCTGGTCTGAGACTTCAGTGGAACGACGGAGTGACAGGCGccgtggtgatgatggtggtttCTTTCCCCGAACATTGGAAATCCATTGGTTGTCCATCATCAACTCCATGGTGCTTGTGTTTTTACTGGTGGGTTTTGTGGCTGTCATTCTAATGCGTGTGCTTCGGAATGATCTGGCTCGATACAACCTGGATGAGGAGACCACCTCTGGAGGTTCTGGTGATGACTTTGACCAGGGTGACAATGGCTGGAAAATTATCCATACAGATGTCTTCCGCTTCCCTCCATACCGTGGTCTGCTCTGTGCAGTGCTTGGTGTGGGTGCCCAGTTCCTGGCCCTTGGCACTG GTATTATTGTCATGGCACTTCTGGGCATGTTCAACGTGCACCGTCATGGAGCTATTAACTCAGCAGCCATCTTGTTGTATGCCCTGACCTGCTGCATCTCTGGTTACGTGTCCAGCCACTTCTACCGGCAGATTGGAGGCGAGCGCTGGGTGTGGAACATCATTCTCACCACCAGTCTCTTTTCTG TGCCTTTCTTCTTGACCTGGAGTGTGGTGAACTCGGTACATTGGGCCAATGGCTCAACACAGGCCCTACCAGCCACCACCATCCTACTGCTTCTGACGGTCTGGCTGCTGGTAGGCTTTCCTCTCACTGTCATCGGAGGCATCTTCGGGAAGAACAATGCTAGCTCCTTCGATGCACCTTGTCGTACCAAGAACATCGCCCGAGAGATCCCACCTCAGCCCTGGTATAAGTCTACTCTCATCCACATGACTGTTGGAGGCTTCCTGCCCTTCAG TGCCATCTCTGTGGAGCTGTACTACATCTTTGCCACAGTATGGGGTCGAGAACAGTATACCCTATATGGCATCCTCTTCTTTGTCTTCGCCATCCTGTTGAGTGTGGGGGCTTGCATCTCAATTGCACTCACCTACTTCCAGTTGTCTGGGGAGGACTACCGCTGGTGGTGGCGCTCTGTGTTGAGTGTTGGCTCCACTGGCCTCTTCATCTTTCTCTACTCGGTTTTCTACTATGCTCGCCGCTCCAATATGTCAGGGGCAGTACAGACAGTAGAGTTCTTTGGCTACTCCTTACTCACTGGTTATGTCTTCTTCCTCATGCTGGGCactatctcctttttttcttccctaaagtTCATCCGTTATATATATGTTAACCTCAAGATGGACTGA
- the Tm9sf1 gene encoding transmembrane 9 superfamily member 1 isoform X1, whose product METGSATLRMTVLGQPRSWSCQWLPILILLLGTGGGPGVEGVTHYKAGDPVILYVNKVGPYHNPQETYHYYQLPVCCPEKIRHKSLSLGEVLDGDRMAESLYEIRFRENVEKRILCHMQLSSAQVEQLRQAIEELYYFEFVVDDLPIRGFVGYMEESGFLPHSHKIGLWTHLDFHLEFHGDRIIFANVSVRDVKPHSLDGLRSDEFLGLTHTYSVRWSETSVERRSDRRRGDDGGFFPRTLEIHWLSIINSMVLVFLLVGFVAVILMRVLRNDLARYNLDEETTSGGSGDDFDQGDNGWKIIHTDVFRFPPYRGLLCAVLGVGAQFLALGTGIIVMALLGMFNVHRHGAINSAAILLYALTCCISGYVSSHFYRQIGGERWVWNIILTTSLFSVPFFLTWSVVNSVHWANGSTQALPATTILLLLTVWLLVGFPLTVIGGIFGKNNASSFDAPCRTKNIAREIPPQPWYKSTLIHMTVGGFLPFSAISVELYYIFATVWGREQYTLYGILFFVFAILLSVGACISIALTYFQLSGEDYRWWWRSVLSVGSTGLFIFLYSVFYYARRSNMSGAVQTVEFFGYSLLTGYVFFLMLGTISFFSSLKFIRYIYVNLKMD is encoded by the exons ATGGAAACAG GTTCTGCTACCTTAAGGATGACAGTTCTAGGACAACCTCGAAGTTGGAGCTGCCAGTGGTTGCCAATCCTGATACTGCTACTGGGCACCGGAGGTGGGCCAGGGGTAGAAGGTGTGACACACTACAAGGCTGGAGACCCTGTCATTCTTTATGTCAACAAAGTGGGACCTTACCATAACCCTCAGGAAACTTACCACTACTATCAGCTTCCAGTCTGCTGCCCTGAGAAGATTCGTCACAAAAGCCTTAGCCTGGGTGAAGTGCTGGATGGGGACCGAATGGCAGAGTCTTTGTATGAGATCCGCTTTcgggagaatgtggagaaaagaatTCTGTGCCACATGCAACTCAGTTCTGCACAG GTGGAGCAGCTGCGCCAGGCCATTGAGGAACTGTATTACTTTGAATTTGTGGTAGATGACTTGCCAATCCGTGGTTTTGTGGGATACATGGAGGAGAGTGGCTTCCTGCCACACAGCCACAAGATAGGACTCTGGACCCATTTGGACTTCCACCTAGAATTCCATGGTGATCGAATTATATTTGCCAATGTTTCAGTGCGAGATGTGAAGCCCCACAGTTTGGATGGGTTACGATCTGATGAGTTCCTAGGTCTTACTCACACTTACAGTGTGCGCTGGTCTGAGACTTCAGTGGAACGACGGAGTGACAGGCGccgtggtgatgatggtggtttCTTTCCCCGAACATTGGAAATCCATTGGTTGTCCATCATCAACTCCATGGTGCTTGTGTTTTTACTGGTGGGTTTTGTGGCTGTCATTCTAATGCGTGTGCTTCGGAATGATCTGGCTCGATACAACCTGGATGAGGAGACCACCTCTGGAGGTTCTGGTGATGACTTTGACCAGGGTGACAATGGCTGGAAAATTATCCATACAGATGTCTTCCGCTTCCCTCCATACCGTGGTCTGCTCTGTGCAGTGCTTGGTGTGGGTGCCCAGTTCCTGGCCCTTGGCACTG GTATTATTGTCATGGCACTTCTGGGCATGTTCAACGTGCACCGTCATGGAGCTATTAACTCAGCAGCCATCTTGTTGTATGCCCTGACCTGCTGCATCTCTGGTTACGTGTCCAGCCACTTCTACCGGCAGATTGGAGGCGAGCGCTGGGTGTGGAACATCATTCTCACCACCAGTCTCTTTTCTG TGCCTTTCTTCTTGACCTGGAGTGTGGTGAACTCGGTACATTGGGCCAATGGCTCAACACAGGCCCTACCAGCCACCACCATCCTACTGCTTCTGACGGTCTGGCTGCTGGTAGGCTTTCCTCTCACTGTCATCGGAGGCATCTTCGGGAAGAACAATGCTAGCTCCTTCGATGCACCTTGTCGTACCAAGAACATCGCCCGAGAGATCCCACCTCAGCCCTGGTATAAGTCTACTCTCATCCACATGACTGTTGGAGGCTTCCTGCCCTTCAG TGCCATCTCTGTGGAGCTGTACTACATCTTTGCCACAGTATGGGGTCGAGAACAGTATACCCTATATGGCATCCTCTTCTTTGTCTTCGCCATCCTGTTGAGTGTGGGGGCTTGCATCTCAATTGCACTCACCTACTTCCAGTTGTCTGGGGAGGACTACCGCTGGTGGTGGCGCTCTGTGTTGAGTGTTGGCTCCACTGGCCTCTTCATCTTTCTCTACTCGGTTTTCTACTATGCTCGCCGCTCCAATATGTCAGGGGCAGTACAGACAGTAGAGTTCTTTGGCTACTCCTTACTCACTGGTTATGTCTTCTTCCTCATGCTGGGCactatctcctttttttcttccctaaagtTCATCCGTTATATATATGTTAACCTCAAGATGGACTGA